GGTTCTGCCGCAAGAACCGGTGCCGAGTGATTACGAAGTTGCCGAGCAAACTGCACCTACGGCGCCGACTGCGCCTGCAGCTCCGGCTCCTGTGCCAGTAACCAAACCGGTTGCGGCTGCTCCGGCGCCTGCTCCCGTGGCCAAGCCTGCCGCAGCTCCAGCCCAGCCGATCGCCGCGCTTTCTGCCAAGCCGGATACCACTCAGAGTCGCGTCGACGCCAATGGCCTGTCGGTGAGCTGGTCGGTGCAGTTGGCCAGTCTGTCGAGTCGCGCCAGCGCCGAGAGCCTGCAGAAAACCCTGCGCAGTCAGGGCTACAACGCTTATATCCGCTCCGCCGATGGCAAAAATCGGGTGTTCGTCGGTCCGCTGATTGAGCGCGCTGAAGCCGATCGTTTGCGCGATCTGCTG
The sequence above is a segment of the Pseudomonas sp. HS6 genome. Coding sequences within it:
- a CDS encoding SPOR domain-containing protein, whose translation is MALLDKAYKQRMVGALVLIALAVIFLPMLFSRQDEQRQVTVEAPAAPQAPAVAQIQMETVAVPEPQVLPQEPVPSDYEVAEQTAPTAPTAPAAPAPVPVTKPVAAAPAPAPVAKPAAAPAQPIAALSAKPDTTQSRVDANGLSVSWSVQLASLSSRASAESLQKTLRSQGYNAYIRSADGKNRVFVGPLIERAEADRLRDLLGRQQNLKGFVVRFQPERG